Below is a window of Methanothermobacter thermautotrophicus DNA.
CTGATAGCAGGCCTCGCACCCCACACCTCAGCTGCTGTCCTTGGGAGGATCATAGGGTTCACGGGTGCATCTGCATGCTACGCCCATCCATACTTCCATTCAGCCAAGAGGAGGAACTGTGACAGTGACGAGGACTCTGTGATGCTCCTCCTGGACGCACTACTCAACTTCTCAAAGTCCTATCTACCCAGTTCAAGGGGCGGGAGCATGGACGCTCCCCTTGTTTTATCAACGAGGATCGATCCAGAGGAGATCGATGATGAATCCCACAACATAGACACCATGGACATGATACCCCTTGAGGTCTATGAGAGGAGCTTTGACCACCCGAGGCCTGCGGAACTTCTTGATGTTATAGATAACGTCGAAAAGCGCCTCGGGAAGCCCGAACAGTACACGGGTCTCATGTTCTCCCATAACACCTCAAGCATAGATGAGGGTCCGAAGGTGTGCCTCTACAAGATGCTCCCCACCATGAAGGAGAAGGTTGAATCCCAGATAACCCTTGCAGAGAAGATAAGGGCCGTTGATCAGAGGGGTGTTGTTGAGGGCGTCCTCATGTCACACTTCCTCCCTGACATGATGGGTAACATAAGGGCCTTCTCACGCCAGAAGGTCCGATGCACAAAGTGCAACCGGAAGTACCGTCGCATACCCCTCAGCGGGGAGTGCAGATGCGGGGGGAACCTTGTGCTCACCGTCTCCAAGGGTTCCGTCATAAAGTACCTTGAGATATCAAAGGACCTCGCATCAAGGTACCCCATAGACCCGTACCTGATGCAGCGCATAGAGATACTTGAGTACGGTGTCAACTCCCTCTTTGAGAGTGACCGGTCAAAACAGAGTTCACTGGACGTATTCCTCTAAACCGATGGACTCACAGTTTGCGTTCCAGATACTTCGAAATCATGATTAAGCTTCTCACTGCCCCTCCCTCAACCTTCTTGCAGGTGGTGTGTACCCCCTGAGGGTGAGTGAAAGGGACACCACGGTCACTGAACTGAGGGCCATGGCCATGCCCGCGTATTCCGGTCGGAACACAATCCCCAGGGGGTAGAGGGCCCCGGCAGCCAGTGGTATCAGAACAACGTTGTAGGCGAAGGCCCAGAAGATGTTCTGCCGGATCCTTGATATGACCTTCCCTGCAAGCTGTAGGGCCGCTGGAACATCAAGGGGGTCATCCCCCATGAGGACAACCTCACCGGCCTCCCTTGCTATGTCTGTTCCGCTACCAACAGCCACCCCCAGGTCTGCCTCTGCAAGTGCAGGTGCATCGTTTATACCGTCGCCCACAAAGGCAACCCCTTCACCCCCATCCCTGAATTCAGCCACCCTTGCCGCCTTATCCCCGGGGAGGACCCCTGCAATCACTGTATCTATCCCAACCTCACGGGCCACTGCCTCCGCAGTATTCCTGTTATCTCCGGTTATCATTGCAGTACCTATCCCCATCCTATCCAGTTCCCGGACAGCCAGCGCTGAACCCTCCTTTATCTCATCGGAGACTGCTATGATTCCCTTCACCTCCCCATCGACTGCGACTATGACCACGGTCTTGCCATCTGATTCAAATTTTTCAGGGTCCCAGCGGTCGATGGGGATGCCGTATCTCTCCATGAGGGCCCGGTTACCTGCAAGTACATGGTGCGATTTCACCCTCCCCTCAAGGCCCATGCCGGGTATGGCCCTGAATTCCTCAGCCTCAGGAACATCAACACCCTCCTCCTCAGCCCTCTCAGTTACTGCAGCTGCTATTGGGTGCCTGGATTTTCTTTCAAGGGCTGCTGCCAGTCCAAGCACATCACCAACAATGTCTGTGACCCTGGGCCTTCCACGTGTCAGGGTGCCTGTCTTATCGAAGATCACACAGGATATCCTGTCGGACAACTCAAGGGCCTCACCCTTCTTTATGAGTATTCCAAGTTCAGCCCCCCTCCCTATACCTGCCGTGACAGCGGTTGGGGTTGCAAGGCCCAGTGCGCATGGGCAGGCCACCACAAGTACAGATATGAGGACCGTGAGGGATATCAGGAGCCCGGCGCCCTCAACAAGGTACCAGAACAGAAAAGCTGATGTTGCGACAAGCAGAACCGCGGGTATGAAGTAGGATACTACCCTGTCAGCAATCCTCTGGATGGGTGGCTTTGATGCCTGGGCCCCTTCAACCAGTCTTATTATCCCTGAAAGGAAGGTTTCATCACCGGTTCGTTCAACCCCGAACCTCAGGATGCCATCGGTGTTTATTGTTCCTGCAACAACCTCTGATCCAGGTTTTTTAAGGACAGGGAGGGGCTCGCCTGTTATCATGGATTCATCCACGTAGGATGATCCCTCCATGACCCTTCCATCAGCCGGTACCCTGTCCCCGGGCCTCACGATGACCTCATCACCCACCTCTATGTCATGGATCCTCACCTCAACTTCCCTGCCGTCCCTTAGGACCGTGGCGGTGTCTGGCTGGAGTTCCATGAGTCTCCTGACGGCCTCTGATGTTTTACCCCTGGCACGTGCCTCCAGGTACCTTCCTAGGGTGAGGAAGGATGCCAGCATCAGTGCGGTGTCATAGAACATGAAATCGGAGGGGAGAATCCCTGAGGTGCCAAGGATGCTTGAAAGGAATGCCACACCTATACCCATTGAGTACATTACATCCATGTCAAGTGTCCCTGATCTAAGTGATCTGAGAGCACCCCTGAATATTGGTCCTGAGACATAGATGAAGGGTATGATTGAAACGAGGAGTATGAATACACCCCCTCCGGGGGGGTGTAAACCGAGGTACATCGCTGCCATGAGGGGAACTGAAACCCCGAACCCCACAATTATCCTTCTAAGTTCTGGTTTAAGGTCCTCCCTGACCTCTTCACCCTCCAGGCCCGTGACGGTGTATCCCAGACCCTCCACGGTCCTTCTGAGGTCCTCCACCGAGGTCAGGGAGGGGTTATATGATATGTAGGCCTTTTCAGCTGCAAGGTTGACTGTGGCGCTGCTCACACCCTCAAGTTCCCTAAGGGCAGATTCTATTTTCTGTGCGCACATCACGCAGCTCATACCACCCACAGCCATGGCTATGTTCTCGTTGAGTACAGTGTAGCCGGCATCCTCAATTGTGGCCTCCATGTCGGAGAGTTCCACCCTTCCAGGGTCGTATTCAATGGAAACTTTTCCCTCAACAAGGTTTACTGTGGCGTCACTGACACCATCAAGTCCTTTGAGGGCCTCCTCGATCTTTAGGGCGCATGCGGCGCACCCCATTCCACCTATCCTTATCGTTATTCTTTTCATTTACATTCCGCCAGATCCATGATTCAAGACCTGTAACTTCGGCCAATCACGAGACCAGGTCATCCCTGTAGATTATACCATCCCTTACAACCAGGAGTATGTTCAGGGGCCTGGAGAGTTCATCTATCTCCTCCACGGGATTCACCTCAGTTACAACAATATCTGCAATTTTACCCTTTTCTATTGAACCTATCCTGTCCTCCCACCCCATACATTCTGCTGCATTTATGGTTCCAGCCCTTATGGCTTCCAGTGGTTCCATACCTGTCTCTGTAAGGTAGGACAATTCAAGGAGGTTCATTCCATGCTCAACAACGCCTGAGTCTGTGCCCATAACCATCCGCACACCCTCATTGTAGGCCATCTCCATGTTCTCCCTGTGGACTCCTGCCACCTCAATGGCGTCCCTGCGGCTGTATTCTGCCAGTTCTCCCCTCATGGCCTTTTCATTGTTGAG
It encodes the following:
- a CDS encoding heavy metal translocating P-type ATPase — translated: MKRITIRIGGMGCAACALKIEEALKGLDGVSDATVNLVEGKVSIEYDPGRVELSDMEATIEDAGYTVLNENIAMAVGGMSCVMCAQKIESALRELEGVSSATVNLAAEKAYISYNPSLTSVEDLRRTVEGLGYTVTGLEGEEVREDLKPELRRIIVGFGVSVPLMAAMYLGLHPPGGGVFILLVSIIPFIYVSGPIFRGALRSLRSGTLDMDVMYSMGIGVAFLSSILGTSGILPSDFMFYDTALMLASFLTLGRYLEARARGKTSEAVRRLMELQPDTATVLRDGREVEVRIHDIEVGDEVIVRPGDRVPADGRVMEGSSYVDESMITGEPLPVLKKPGSEVVAGTINTDGILRFGVERTGDETFLSGIIRLVEGAQASKPPIQRIADRVVSYFIPAVLLVATSAFLFWYLVEGAGLLISLTVLISVLVVACPCALGLATPTAVTAGIGRGAELGILIKKGEALELSDRISCVIFDKTGTLTRGRPRVTDIVGDVLGLAAALERKSRHPIAAAVTERAEEEGVDVPEAEEFRAIPGMGLEGRVKSHHVLAGNRALMERYGIPIDRWDPEKFESDGKTVVIVAVDGEVKGIIAVSDEIKEGSALAVRELDRMGIGTAMITGDNRNTAEAVAREVGIDTVIAGVLPGDKAARVAEFRDGGEGVAFVGDGINDAPALAEADLGVAVGSGTDIAREAGEVVLMGDDPLDVPAALQLAGKVISRIRQNIFWAFAYNVVLIPLAAGALYPLGIVFRPEYAGMAMALSSVTVVSLSLTLRGYTPPARRLREGQ